ggggattgttagaaaaaacgctttaaaattaccaatttttccatggactgtgttttgatccctagacctattgcccattagttgttttttcttttgaatagataaaacaatagtcccacattgactaaaatctaaagagttttagacataaataccatagagttggctataagggcatggcccttgggtcattagacttttgtgcttgggggggaggcttagactagggcaaggttgcctttcccgtacgcgcggtgcttcgcacagaagcacgcacgccgccgccgtccgtccggtcggtcggtcggtcgggtcgggctcgggctcgggctcgggttcgggttcgggtgtgggtgtgggttcattagatcctatctttttgctgaaatttttggtacgtgttttccacacaagtagaagaatctcttctttgtctgcacgagttttctcctgacttctttgtctgaacgtgcttgtcttgggcttctttgtctgcacgagttttctcctgacttctttgtctgaacgtgcttgtctttgcttctttgtctgtacgtgttttgtcctggctctcttgtatgtacgtatttggcttggcagcaacacactgctccatgcctgtcaaaacaacttttcttgcactatctttaacccaacataaccagtttttcctgtcatacgcatgggttttctttcttgtttgtaactacacaaacactatataagatagtagttgtaatctcagaaaacacaccacagagaaatatctcttctactctccctcagttttttctataaacatctcttctactgttttaagttctgccaagctctaagggtaccctcattgtatgctacattgaggggtactaactgtagttgtatcctggaggtgactcgccaactgctgtagcatctcagaggagtggcaggcgatattgcctttaggacagcgtagtctacgtgcctctacattctctgtgcagcaacatcaacaacattattttgagctaagtatattcttctcagttactttattagtaattttaccaacactctaaaggcaatatcctctttactatattttgtaacaacatgggaaagagtactgtagacaaacccccaaagtttagtggcaaagactttaaacgatggcagtccaaaatgttattcttcttaaaagaccaaaggctagatgaagttgccttagaaagaccctcaagaaggcttcatgaccgtggttatgaagatagactggataggtggactaggaaaaattacatgtgcaaaaaccatattcttaactgtctggatgactccctgtacgacttttataatgcaaaagagaattttactgcttttgatttatgggaagccctagaagaaaaatatcttgctgaagctgctggaagcaagaagttcttggtggctaggtttctggaatataagatgactgatgaaaagcctgttgtagaacaattcgtcgaactccagctactcatcaacgaaattattgctgaaggaatgcatattgatgaatctctacaagtatccgcagtgattgaaaagctaccaccctcatggaacgagtacaagaggaggctgcgacacaagaatcgtgaaatcaccatggtggagctggggaaaaagatccaggtggaggaacttctgtgctgcaaagacaagagcctgatgctgagcaaagacatgtcaaacaaagctcatgtcctggacgataatgcttcatcaaagaaaaggcacggagaatccagcaaaaatggtaaacgtaacaaacagcgtaactccaaaggtaaccatcttaagccaaagggtggtgtctccaaaaacaccatcaaaggcgactgctataactgtgggaaaactggtcatatggccaaggactgtagggcacctaaaaagaccaaaaatgatcctaaacagaaaaataaggcaaacgtagtagatgattctggatattttactggcatggtgtctgaagtcaaccttgtctctaatgtgaccaatgtgagagactggtggcttgattctggagccactaggcatgtctgtaagttcagaaatgctttctcctcctataacaaagtaggagacgatgagaaattgttatgggaaactcttctacctctaaagtggtaggaaaaggcaaggttgaattgaagctcacttcaggaaaaactctcgcattgaatgacgtgtatcacgtcccggacatatgcaagaatcttatctcagaaaccatcttacttggaaaaggttttaaatttgtagctgagtctaacaaagttgtaatctctaaaggtggtgacttcgtaggaaaaggatatgtcactgataacatgattaagcttagtgtactttctttgaacttgaatgataatgcatcttcttctgcttatgtttgtgactcctcacatgtttggcatgatagactaggacatgttaatttcaaatctattgaaagacttgctaaattaggctgcattcctaaaataaactttgacagaggtcataaatgtaaaatttgtgttgaatctaaatttgctagaaaaccctttaacaaaaaggttgaacgtagtacaactcccctagaactaatccactccgatttgggagatttgaaatcaacaccaactagaggtgggaaaaaatggtacatcacttttatagatgatcactcaagatactgtcaggtttatcttcttagaagtaaagatgaagccctagacgctttcaaattatataaacttgaagtagaaaaccaaagaggtgttactattaaaactcttaggtcggaccgaggcggtgagtatgtgatacctataggagaattctgcaaacttaatggcatcattcatgaaactactgcaccttattcacctgagtcgaatggagtagctgaaaggaaaaaccgaacactcatagatatggtgaacgctatgttagctagttcagggctaccttcgaacctgtggggggaagcaattctctctgcttgctatatcttgaaccgagttccatttaagaaatccgacaaaactccatatgagttgtggaaaggaagacaaccgtcctatgcatactttaaagtgtgggggtgtttggccaaggtggccactcctcgttccaagaaaaccaaaataagaccaaaaactgtagattgtgttttcctaggatatcctgagcacactagtgcttataggttcatggtaattggtgagaacaccataatggaatccagagatgcagtgtttttcgaacacattttccctttagggtctggacctcataaaagggtccgcgatgatctctcagatgttccttcgactagtcaacccccgtctctagatgctgaaaccgaacctagaagaagtaagagggtcagaaccgagaaaggtttcggtccagattttgtgactcttacggtagagtctgaaccccaaacctataaggaagctatgacttctccggaagctcccttctgggaagaagcttcaaataatgagtgggattccattcaacaaaatgaaacttgggagcttgtagacttacctcctggtagtaaaaccataggttgcaagtgggtcttcaaaaggaaacttagaacagatggaactatagaaaaacacaaagctaggttggtagctaaggggtacagacaacaggaaggattagatttctttgatacctattcaccggtcactagaatcacttctatccggatgctgattgctattgcttctatttatgatttgcatatacatcagacggatgttaaaactgcttttttatatggtgaattgaatgaagaaatttatatggaccaaccggaaggttttgttgtgaaaggttttgaagataaagtatgcaaactgaaaaaatctttgtatggtttaaaacaagcacctaaacagtggcatgaaaaatttaatcatgtaatgatatctaatggcttcaaggttaatgaatctgataaatgtgtttacattaaatctgtggacgattctcatgttattgtgtgcctatatgttgatgatatgctcatattaggaagtaaccttgatagtatcaataccactaaaagcatgcttaacgaaaactttgacatgaaagacttaggccctgctgatgtaatcttagggatgaaaatcagaaagatgtctgatggatatagtcttagtcaatctcattatgttgaaactgtgcttaagagatttaatcatgaaaaagctaaacctgcaactactccttatgataccaattgcaaattgaaaaagaacaagggtgagggtatttatcaacttgagtattctcgtgttattggcagtcttatgtatttaatgaactgtacaagacctgatattgcttatactgtgagtagattaagcaggtacacttgcaaccctgggcaggatcactggaatgctctctacagagttctacggtacctgagaggaacttcaaactattgcctaagttttgggaagtatcctgctgtgctagaagggtattgtgatgccaactggatatcagacttagatgagtgcaaatccactagcgggtacatcttcacacttggtggtgcgtctgtgtcatggaagtctaccaaacagacatgtatagctcgatccaccatggagtctgagtttatagccttggagaaagctggagaggaagctgaatggatacgaggtttcctgggtggaattccactctggcccaagcctgtgtcttcgatcgcaatccactgtgacagtcaagctgctattggatgcgcaaagaatagtgtatacaacggaaagtctatacatcttcgaagaagacacaagacagtgaaacaactactctctactggcatcatctctatagactttgtaaggtctaaagagaatattgcagatcctttgacgaaagggttatctagagaggtagttagatccacatcgaaggggatgggactcaagctcatagaataaatcgccatgaaggacactcaaccttgtgaatggagttccaagatcaaggttcaatgagataactaatttttggtgatgtcgagagaaagcactatctttgtccctccctatggtgtaaccgtatgatagtgctgcctgcatgttttaggatgatctgtcaggatcttaatgagttccatggctttgcttacagcggagtgtggcaggacactcttaatggactcacctatgtggatgttggaagtggggccgcttcctatgagaatttgagctttttctctagagacattcattaagtccgggatttagcccacggccaaaacgggcacaacggcaagagcttggcagctttctttttctttgagacatcaaagtgtggttgttatttctgaattgcactcactgttgacggttcaagacattgtgtttaccgaaacaacaagcagttccggtaacctctcactatgttaaggttcaatctctgggacactttagcctaatattgatgtattatgttttctcgtatttcgtcgatatgttttatcattcatgtgggggattgttagaaaaaacgctttaaaattaccaatttttccatggactgtgttttgatccctagacctattgcccattagttgttttttcttttgaatagataaaacaatagtcccacattgactaaaatctaaagagttttagacataaataccatagagttggctataagggcatggcccttgggtcattagacttttgtgcttgggggggaggcttagactagggcaaggttgcctttcccgtacgcgcggtgcttcgcacagaagcacgcacgccgccgccgtccgtccggtcggtcgggtcgggctcgggctcgggttcgggtgtgggtgtgggttcattagatcctatctttttgctgaaatttttggtacgtgttttccacacaagtagaagaatctcttctttgtctgcacgagttttctcctgacttctttgtctgaacgtgcttgtcttgggcTTCTTTGtatgcacgagttttctcctgacttctttgtctgaacgtgcttgtctttgcttctttgtttgtacgtgttttgtcctggctctcttgtatgtacgtatttggcttggcagcaacacactgctccatgcctgtcaaaacaacttttcttgcactatctttaacccaacataaccagtttttcctgtcatacgcatgagttttctttcttgtttgtaactacacaaacactatataagagagtagttgtaatctcagaaaacacaccacagagaaatatctcttctactctccctcagttttttctataaacatctcttctactgttttaagttctgccaagctctaagggtaccctcattgtatgctacattgaggggtactaactgtagttgtatcctggaggtgactcgccaactgctgtagcatctcagaggagtggcaggcgatattgcctttaggacagcgtagtctacgtgcctctacattctctgtgcagcaacatcaacaacattattttgagctaagtatattcttctcagttactttattagtaattttaCCAACAAAATATAGGGCTGTTCACCCGGACTATGTGGAGATGTAGCTCTATCCTTCTATTACATAGATGCTCTCAGCTCTTTACAGATCTATTTGGACTTTGACGtaaaaaatactaataatttaGACCATTTATCTTATTGCCCAACAATCTGAATGAGCACATGGTAAGCGCCATTTATAATTGGCTTGTCCCTTCTACCGTATTGATTTTTCTAATGGAACAACCTTTGAAttccattttttatttggtggaaAAACGCTGTAGTTGGAAAAACTGAAGGAAGGAGGTGTATAAATATTTTTTGAAACCGTTGAATGAATGGTATCCAATTGCTGATAATGAATTTCTTTCACCACTTTTTATACATGGTTTCTGTTTTATCCATGACTGCAACTTTTCGGCATATCTTTAGATTGATGTATACATTTTATCTTAATGTTTTATGCCTGGCAGGTCCACCTGGGTCAGGGAAAGGTACTCAGTCACCTATTATTAAGGATGAGTATTGTTTGTGTCACTTAGCGACTGGGGATATGCTaagagctgctgttgctgctaagACACCTCTCGGAGTTAAGGCTAAAGAGGCTATGGAGAGAGTGAGCTTCTTTTCAAACTGTCTCACCTTGGCGCAAGATACACATCATATTCCAGTTTATCTTCTATATTTTGTGATTATTAATCCAATGCATCCCTCATCACCCCATTTAAAATTTTCAGGGAGATCTTGTTTCTGATGACTTAGTTGTTGGCATCATTGACGAAGCAATGAAGAAACCATCATGTCAAAAAGGGTTCATTCTTGATGGGTTCCCAAGAACAGTAGTTCAAGCAGAAAAGGTCGTATCTCTATCTTGTTCTTGTCCCTTCTTTTCTCTATTTTGTAATGACTTCTTTCCATTTACTTGTCCAAAATGGTTTTTCATCGGCAGCTAGTcactccatttttatttttggtgcaGCTTGATGAGATGCTTGGGAAGCAGGgagctaaaattgacaaagtgctGAACTTCGCGATTGATGATTCCATCTTGGAGGAGAGAATTACTGGTCGGTGGATCCATCCTTCAAGTAGGAGCTACCACACAAAATTTGCACCCCCTAAAGTTCCCGGCATTGACGATGTAAGTATATCTGACTCTCCTCTTCTTTTACTTCCTAACTTTTTTTGTTTATTATCGTTGGAATCTGTAATTTATGCCATATGGTGATACTTTTTTCTGTTTGCCACACACGTTTGAGTTATCTTACATTTGATGCACATCTAAACTTTTccacttgtgttcaaggataatagcgaataaaaattaaatcccaTCGTCTTAGAAGGCATGCTGACTACAATTGGAGTTAATTTGTTTGTTATAAGTTTCATGTGCTTCTTTTGGAAACAACCAATCCAGCTTGGTTAATTTGGTAATTAACTAATAGATTATTGACTGGTAACTGAGTGGTGTTATTGAGTTAATTTGGCTTGTATTCTTACGGAAACACCTATTTACCTGAAGGTCACTGGAGAGCCTTTGATTCAGAGGAAAGATGACACCGCTGAGGTTCTCAAATCGAGGCTGGAGTCATTCCACAGGCAAACCAAGCCGGTAAGCATGCTTTTCTTTTTATATATGTTCTTACAAGTTTGAGTTTGTTCTTAGAAGAATCTAAAGATTTTTTTTCCACATTGAAAGATCTACTCTTTAATTCAAGTAGTCTTCATTCAATAAAATCTCCTCTTCAGAGCTAGTTGTTTTATTACTTGTACAATACAATGTTGTTACAAGATTCTATTGTCTCTTCTCTTCTTTGCAAAATTGTTAATGATCATCTGTGCATTTTCACTTGTCAGGTCATTGATTACTATGGGAAGAAGGGCGTTGTTGCTGCACTTCATGCCGAGAAATCTCCAAAAGATGTGACTTCAGAGGTTCAAAAGGTGCTCTCTTGACAAGTGAGctcttgctgtttttaacttgatGTTCATCTCATATGAGTCCAATTTATTTTTGACTATTTTTCAGTTATATGTGAAATTAACAATCATACGTTTTCAACACTCCAAGATAGTTTTATAGAGGGAGAGGGAGGGAGGGATGGGGACAGTAGAATTGTTGAGTCATAAATTCTGCCTAGTTGAGCAGTTACAAATCAATCTATCATTTTGGTTGATCTTTTCTGGatccaatttttcttttctttgtttttaagaaACGAATAGTTTGCAGTCGTATATTTTGTGAGTTTAGATTATTTCGGTTGCATGTGATTTGAGAAAAAACTTTCTCATGACCAAGTTGTCCATCCACTAAATGAAGATGGCCTAATATAGTAACTGAAATAAATTATCATAacaatctatcttacaaaaacaaatggtttttgtAAAATCCGATGGTCGTGGATGAGTTTATTAGTTCGATCCACGGTCACCATTTGCTCCCAAAGTTCAGAAAGTTGGAGAGACAAATCGTGGCTCATAATGCACCCCTCTCCTATGCTCTTCATTCAACGTTCCAGATTCAACTTTACATGCGTTACATATAAAGTTGCCAAAGATGAGCTGCCATTATTATGGTTTTATTAATTCTGACCCACCTTTTCATCCGTAACGGAAAATATCACTGCCTTGGTAGTATATTATACTCAATGAAGATTGGCATGTTCCAAGGAAATTTCCGTTgcacatttttgtttgtttgtttgttttttatcgAAAATAAGGGATTTATTTGATACTGCTTCAGAAACTTTTCTTTTGATTGATTTTGTTGTTGCAGATTTTTTTTGTTGGTGGTGGTGCACAACAGATATCGAAACAAACCAGCATCTGTATCAGGTAAGTGTCAATCGAATTCCACTTGATTTGAATTGGTTGTCATTCTCCTATTGTTTGTAGTCATCATAGAAACTGTTTGTAAGGATACTAATGTGCCGATTGTTTTTCTTCTCCTGAATCTAATCAACTATTGATCTTCCTCTGAATCTTATCGATTGCGATTTCCCAGATTCGCAACAGACCTTCCATGACTCTCGCGTCAACCACCCTACTGGCAAGATGAAGAAGGCAAGAATTAGGAAACCCATCCTCCTTATATGCCTAAACCTATAGACTAAAGGTATTGGCGAATGCCATAATCATTTTTCTTTAACTGTTTTTGCTACTTCCTCCCAATTCCATCTTTGTCAGTTTTACCGTCTATAACTTCGAAATTGGAGTTGGAAATAACCCAGAACATTCAGTTTGAATGACCCCTGAGGCAAAGAAACTTGATATTTTATGAACTTATCTAGATGTAGATAATTTATGAGACGGAGAAgactgcagtttcatccatttacTTATTATATTGAATGGCCTTGTTTAAGGGATAATGTTGgagtatttgtttttctttcatcGGTATTTGTGAGCCCCTATTTGTGAATTACGATTGAAAGTTTTCAAGGATTCATACAGTTTGAGCTAGCGCTTTTTTAGGTGTTTTTGTAACTATGCATATCTATTTTGGTTATAGTTTGGTAGGTAAGTAAAACTATTATCAGTCAAGAGATAAGATGCCTAACCTAAGTAGTTGTTAAGATGCatcaaagaaaaactaaaattatcACCTTTAATTCATTTCATTATGTAACTTAGAATTACTTATCATGAATATGAACTCTTTTACATCTTTCTTTACTAATAGATTTAAGTGTTGAAGTGTCTGAGTTTGTATAGATGACTGATTTCGCAGTGTGTCGCAGTGGGTCTAATCCCATTAGAAATATAAGGATCACAACAGTAAAGATGCAACTTTCTCACAATAGCATTCCATCAAGGTAATTTAGTTCTTAAGTTTTTTCACTATAAACATTTCAAATACATTTGCTTTTGCAGGTTTAGTATGTTTGCTTTAATAATACACATGTAATGCAAACTCATGTTTTTGGTGGAAcacataaaatttaggaaaactgGAAACAAACTTATCATACTTTCTATGATTACGAAATTCACCATACCCAAACGATATATGGTGTGAGGTttcactctttctttttctttgtttcttatccagttcatttATTTCAAAATATGTAGCAAAGCATCATGGATTCAATGCCGACAGTAAGTTCATACTTGCCATCAGTCTCTCTGAGAAACATTCTCGCATCCATGGTACATACTTCGTCAAACATGTTTGGCGAAGCATTGCATGATTTCCAAGCATCCATAAACTTCTTCTCTCTTGAAAAGAGTTTTCAAGATAATCATATTGCATGTATATCCTTAGGATGTCTTTGATTTGTGCTGGAGGGGTATGTACGAAGCCTGATAAAAAAATCTATTGTAAGTAAGTCGAGAATGTTTTCATTTTTGGAACATAGGGCGGTAATTTTTATTGTAATTGTTCATATGTACATACTACATAGACACAAGCGTCAAGTTGCAAGTACACAACACGAGTCAGCACTTCTATTATGGCTACCTTACACTTCGAATACTTTTGTTTCGGTTCCGGTAAGCTTTAACAATCACTAAAACAAATTATCCTTTCAGAGTATTCACTACCCGAAATCATATGCTCTTACATATTGAAGACCTAAGACTACAACCTGTCTTGCGTAAAATTTTCCATTGAAGTATTTCGCAGTTCAAAGCAAGGAAATAAAAACCGTGTACATGTCCCGGAGTTGAGGTTTAGTTACATCCATTGAGGTAGCACACTAATtaacaaaaacaaatggtttttgtAAAATCCGATGGTCGTGGATGAGTTTATTAGTTCGATCCACGACCACCATTTGCTCTCAAAGTTCAGAAAGTTGGAGAGACAAATTGTGGCTCATAATGCACCCCTCTCCTATGCTCTTCATTCAACGTTCCAGATTCAACTTTACATGTGTTACACATAAAGTTGCCAAAGATGAGCTGCCATTATTATGGTTTTATTAATTCTGACCCACCTTTTCATCCGTAACGGAAAATATCACTGCCTTGGTAGTATATTATACTCAATGAAGATTGGCATGTTCCCGGGAAACTTCTGTTacacatttttgtttgtttgttttttttttttatcgaaaATAAGGGTTTTATTTGATACTGCTCCAGAAACTTTTCTTTTGATTGATTTTGTCGTTGCAGATTTTTGTTGTTGGTGCTGGTGCACAACAGATATCGAAACAAACCAGTATCCGTCTCAGGTAAGTGTCGATCGAATTCCACTTGATTTGAATTGGTTGTCATTCTCCTATTGTTTGTAGTCATCATAGAAACTGTTCGTAAGGATACTAATGTGCCGATTGTTTTTATTCTCCTGAATCTAATCAACTATTGATCTTCCTCTGAATCTTATCGATTGTGAATTCCAAGATTCGCAACATCCCTTCCATGACTCTCGCGTCAACCACCCTACTATCAAGATGAAGAAGGCAAGAATTAGGAAACCCATCCTCCTTATAAGCCTAAACCTACAGACTCAAGGTATTTGCCAATCCCATAATCATTTTTCTTTAACTGTTTTTGCTACTTCTTCCCAATTCCATATTTGTCAGTTTTGCCGTCTATAACTTCCAAATTGGAGTTGGAAATAACCCAGAACATTCAGTTTGAATGAACCCTGAGGCAAAGAAACTTGATATTTTAAGAACTTATCTAGGTGTAGATAATTTATGAGACGGAGAAGACTGCAGTTTCATCTTTTTACTTATTATGTTGAATGGCCGTGTTTAAGGGATAATGTTGGAGTATTTGTTTTTTTTCATCGGTATTTGTGAGTCCCTATTTGTGAATTACGATTGAAAGTTTTCAAAGATTCATACAGTTTGAGCTAGAGATTTCTTAGGTGTTTTTGTAACTATGCATATCTATTTTGGTTATAGTTTGGTAGCTAAGTAAAACTATTATCAGTCAAGAGATAAGATTCCAAACCTAAGTGGTTGTTAAGATGCatcaaagaaaaactaaaattatcACCTTTAATTCATTTCATTATGTAACTTAGAATTACTTATCATGAATATGAACTCTTTTACATCTTTCTTTACTAATAGATTTAAGTGTTGAAGTGTCTGAGTTTGTATAGATGACTGATTTTACAGTGTGTCGCAGTGGGTCTAATCGCATTAGAAACATAAGGATCACAACAGTAAAGATGCAACTTTCTCACAATAGCATTCCATCAAGGTAATTTAGTTCTTAAGTTTTTCACTACAAACATTTCAAATACATTTGCTTTTGCAGGTTTAGTATGTTTGCTTTAATAATACACATGTAATGCAAACTCATGTTTTTGGTGGAAcacataaaatttaggaaaactgGAA
This genomic stretch from Papaver somniferum cultivar HN1 chromosome 5, ASM357369v1, whole genome shotgun sequence harbors:
- the LOC113277389 gene encoding adenylate kinase 4-like isoform X1, whose amino-acid sequence is MSNSSSSVDLENVDSVSLMTELLCRMKCSTKPDKRLILIGPPGSGKGTQSPIIKDEYCLCHLATGDMLRAAVAAKTPLGVKAKEAMERGDLVSDDLVVGIIDEAMKKPSCQKGFILDGFPRTVVQAEKLDEMLGKQGAKIDKVLNFAIDDSILEERITGRWIHPSSRSYHTKFAPPKVPGIDDVTGEPLIQRKDDTAEVLKSRLESFHRQTKPVIDYYGKKGVVAALHAEKSPKDVTSEVQKIFFVGGGAQQISKQTSICIRFATDLP
- the LOC113277389 gene encoding adenylate kinase 4-like isoform X2, with protein sequence MSNSSSSVDLENVDSVSLMTELLCRMKCSTKPDKRLILIGPPGSGKGTQSPIIKDEYCLCHLATGDMLRAAVAAKTPLGVKAKEAMERGDLVSDDLVVGIIDEAMKKPSCQKGFILDGFPRTVVQAEKLDEMLGKQGAKIDKVLNFAIDDSILEERITGRWIHPSSRSYHTKFAPPKVPGIDDVTGEPLIQRKDDTAEVLKSRLESFHRQTKPVIDYYGKKGVVAALHAEKSPKDVTSEVQKIFFVGGGAQQISKQTSICISVSQWV